From the genome of Chroicocephalus ridibundus chromosome 1, bChrRid1.1, whole genome shotgun sequence, one region includes:
- the HGD gene encoding homogentisate 1,2-dioxygenase, translating into MAGLQYMSGFGNEHVSEDPRCPGALPEGQNNPQVCPYGLYAEQLSGSAFTCPRPTNKRSWLYRILPSVCHKPFKPLKEGHLTHDWDEVEPDPNQLRWKPFEIPKAPQNKLDFVSGLHTLCGAGEPRGRNGIAVHIFVCNTSMLNRCLYNSDGDFLIVPQQGKLLITTEFGKMLVEPNEICVIQQGMRFSVEVFGETRGYILEVYGAHFELPDLGPIGANGLANPRDFLVPVAWYEDRQVPGGYTVISKYQGKLFAAQQDFSPFNVVAWHGNYTPYKYHLEKFMVINSVAFDHADPSIFTVLTAKSTRPGVALADFVIFPPRWGVANNTFRPPYYHRNCMSEFMGLIKGHYEAKEEGFQPGGGSLHSMMTPHGPDADCFEKASKAKLEPERVAEGTMAFMFESSLSLAVTKWGLQTSNCLDKNYYKCWEPLKSHFNPKCK; encoded by the exons ATGGCGGGCTTGCAG TACATGTCAGGATTTGGAAATGAACACGTTTCTGAGGATCCACGCTGTCCAGGAGCTTTACCAGAGGGACAG AATAACCCGCAAGTCTGCCCGTATGGCCTGTACGCTGAGCAGCTCTCGGGCTCTGCCTTCACCTGTCCCCGGCCGACGAATAAGCGAAG CTGGCTGTATCGGATCCTACCTTCAGTCTGCCACAAACCCTTCAAACCTCTCAAGGAGGGCCACTTGACACATGACTGGGATGAAGTTGAGCCTGACCCCAACCAG CTGCGCTGGAAACCTTTCGAGATCCCGAAAGCCCCTCAGAATAAGCTGGACTTTGTGAGC GGGCTGCACACCTTGTGCGGCGCCGGTGAGCCCAGAGGACGCAATGGCATCGCTGTCCATATTTTCGTCTGCAACACCTCCATGCTCAACAG atgTCTTTATAATTCGGATGGTGATTTCCTGATTG TGCCCCAGCAAGGGAAACTGCTCATCACCACCGAGTTTGGGAAGATGCTAGTGGAGCCCAACGAAATCTGTGTCATCCAG CAAGGAATGCGTTTCAGCGTGGAGGTTTTTGGAGAGACCAGAGGCTACATCCTGGAGGTGTATGGGGCACACTTtgagctgcctgatctgggaccCATCG GAGCCAACGGCCTGGCCAACCCGCGTGACTTCTTGGTGCCTGTCGCATGGTACGAGGACCGCCAAGTGCCGGGGGGTTACACGGTGATCAGCAAGTACCAGGGCAAGCTGTTTGCAGCCCAGCAG GATTTCTCCCCCTTCAATGTTGTAGCTTGGCACGGGAACTACACGCCATACAAATACCATCTGGAAAAATTCATGGTCATTAATTCTGTTGCTTTTGACCACGCG gATCCTTCTATCTTCACTGTCCTGACAGCCAAGTCGACTCGTCCTGGAGTGGCACTCGCTGACTTTGTCATATTCCCCCCACGATGGGGGGTAGCTAACAACACCTTCCGTCCACCATACTACCACC GGAACTGCATGAGCGAGTTCATGGGGCTCATCAAAGGCCACTACGAAGCAAAGGAGGAAGGCTTCCAGCCTGGAGGGGGCAGCTTGCACAGCATGATGACTCCTCACGGGCCGGATGCTGACTGCTTTGAGAAGGCGAGCAAAGCCAAGCTGGAACCTGAGAGGGTTGCAGAAGGGACCATG GCCTTCATGTTCGAATCGTCCCTCAGTCTGGC